A window of the Branchiostoma lanceolatum isolate klBraLanc5 chromosome 13, klBraLanc5.hap2, whole genome shotgun sequence genome harbors these coding sequences:
- the LOC136447251 gene encoding transmembrane protein 98-like, which translates to METVVAVAIAILAAIFVASLISLLLVCKQKYCGRADLYKQSLAINRPTVELVSAMETHGEAPDVELTNVAFTPDIDDILENEAWIDDASGLIPHCLAILKTCHQLTEKLVGMTMNNSQIRSQADLGEVVVVAKRISPRVDDVVRSMYPPLDPKLLEARSTALLLSVSHLALVTKNACKMPGSLDWIDSSISDMEEHMSVLRQAAMSTEEPALSEAWEEPQSSQL; encoded by the exons ATGGAAACCGTTGTTGCCGTGGCGATCGCCATCTTGGCAGCCATCTTCGTGGCGTCGTTGATTTCTCTGCTGTTGGTGTGTAAGCAGAAGTACTGCGGACGGGCAGACCTGTACAAGCAGAGTCTCGCTATCAA CCGCCCCACAGTTGAGTTGGTGAGTGCCATGGAGACACACGGGGAGGCACCAGATGTGGAACTGACCAACGTCGCCTTCACGCCGGACATTGATGACATTTTGGAGAACGAAGCCTGGATAGATGACGCATC TGGACTGATCCCCCACTGTCTGGCCATCCTGAAGACGTGTCACCAGCTGACGGAGAAGCTGGTCGGCATGACGATGAACAACTCCCAGATTCGCAGTCAGGCCGACCTCGGAGAGGTCGTGGTGGTGGCAAAGAGAATCAGTCCGAG GGTTGATGATGTGGTTCGCTCCATGTACCCACCACTGGACCCCAAACTACTGGAAGCTAG ATCCACCGCCCTGCTCTTGTCAGTCAGCCATCTTGCCCTGGTCACAAAGAACGCCTGTAAGATGCCGGGATCGTTGGACTGGATCGACAGCTCAATTTCCGACATGGAGGAACACATGTCCGTCCTGCGCCAAGCCGCCATGTCCACCGAGGAACCAGCGCTATCGGAGGCATGGGAAGAGCCACAGTCCTCGCAGTTGTAA